From one Lolium rigidum isolate FL_2022 chromosome 4, APGP_CSIRO_Lrig_0.1, whole genome shotgun sequence genomic stretch:
- the LOC124706908 gene encoding eukaryotic translation initiation factor 5B-like encodes MGRKKNVVIDDDQYSIPLDDDATAAAEKAKPAKKGGKKGKKGAKSAAHDDDDDHEPAAPPPPVADEDGDEPINLVFTGKKKKKKGGGGGGGMSAFDALAAAEDEDGEDEAPAASSAAASTEADGSDLGDDDLDFDFSKAKKKKKKKGKGARPSTPDEDDDDYEPAPPPPEEDEEEQAVAAKKPQKKKKKKGGFTVDDEDIDKLLAEMEDPPQPTTQEADPEEAKGGESVAAPDADDAGGKKSKKKKKKGGFTVDDEDIDKLLAEIEDQPSPAEEPEPKAAQEEVTVARVVDDAEGKKSKKKKKKSGRTAQEEEDLDKLLAELGEGPPAPEKEKPSQAPPSAPAVKEDEEDGNAEQKAGEGEVESAAAKKKKKKKEKEKEKKAAAKGGEVKKEEEKEVEVPKGKVDMKKLPKHVREMQEALAKRQEAEERKKKEEEERLRKEEEERLRKEEEERKAEEAKKRKKEREKEKLLKKKLEGKLLTGKQKEEAKRLEAMRRQFLEQSEVQVADGAAPEIKKKPKYESKKKKTQTKASESLKVAEEQQPEVNEANIDEEEYVMVDQESQSQVEESETKTEPDQEAEESKQEEEEDEDDWDAKSWDDIDVNLPKTNAFEEEEEKEEKPVTVPTVPAVKNVAPPVNKNSKKSENEDAGPSNGVTTKRNKGKKGSSSKDDDTKNDSNLRSPICCILGHVDTGKTKLLDCIRRTNVQEGEAGGITQQIGATYFPTENIRERTRELKADATLKVPGLLVIDTPGHESFSNLRSRGSSLCDIAILVVDIMHGLEPQTIESLNLLKDREAVFIVALNKVDRLYGWKPCPNAPIGKALRQQNEDVKMEFNTRLTDIVTQFKMQGVNTALYYKNKEMEDTFNIVPTSALSGEGIPDLLLLLVQWAQKTMEEKLTFVDEVQCTVLEVKVIEGHGTTVDVVLVNGMLHEGDQIVVCGMQGPIVTTIRALLTPHPMKELRVKGTYLHHKKIRAAQGIKISAQGLEHAIAGTALYAVRPDEDIEDLKDAVMEEMARVRNRIDKSGEGVYVQASTLGSLEALTEFLKSPAVNIPFCDFSIGPVHKKDVMKASVMLERKKEYATILAFDVKVMPDARDLAEESGVKIFVADIIYHLFDQFTAYIKNVKEEKKKESAEEAVFPCVLKIMPNCVFNKKDPIVLGVDILEGIAKIGTPICIPSKEFIDIGKIASIEINHKQVDTATKGQKVAIKIIGTNSDEQQKSFGRHFEMEDELVSHITRRSIDLLKANYRDELSLDDWKLVAKLKKILNIP; translated from the exons ATGGGGCGCAAGAAGAATGTCGTCATCGACGACGACCAGTACTCCATCCCGCTGGACGACGACGCGACGGCCGCCGCGGAGAAGGCGAAGCCggccaagaagggcggcaagaagggCAAGAAGGGCGCCAAGTCCGCCgcgcacgacgacgacgacgaccacgagcccgccgctcccccgccgccggtGGCCGATGAGGACGGGGACGAGCCGATCAACCTCGTCTTCAccggcaagaagaagaagaagaagggcggcggcggtggcggcgggatgAGCGCCTTCGACGCCCTCGCGGCCGCGGAggacgaggacggcgaggacgaggcccccgccgcctcctccgctgccGCCAGCACCGAGGCCGACGGGTCCGATCTCGGGGACGACGACCTCGATTTCGACTTCAGCAAggccaaaaagaagaagaagaagaagggcaagGGGGCTCGCCCGTCCAcccccgacgaggacgacgacgactacgagcccgcccctcctcctcccgaagaggacgaggaggagcaggCCGTGGCGGCGAAGaagccgcagaagaagaagaaaaagaagggcGGGTTCACTGTGGACGACGAGGACATCGACAAGCTCCTGGCTGAGATGGAGGATCCTCCACAACCAACAACACAGGAGGCCGACCCTGAGGAGGCTAAGGGTGGGGAATCTGTGGCTGCCCCTGATGCAGATGATGCCGGTGGAAAGAAgtccaagaagaagaaaaagaagggaGGATTTACCGTGGATGATGAGGACATTGACAAGCTCCTCGCAGAGATAGAGGACCAGCCTTCTCCCGCCGAGGAGCCTGAGCCCAAGGCAGCGCAGGAGGAAGTTACCGTGGCCAGGGTGGTGGATGATGCCGAAgggaagaaatcaaagaagaaaaagaagaagagcggGAGGACAGCACAGGAGGAGGAGGATTTAGATAAGCTTCTTGCTGAGCTTGGTGAAGGCCCTCCTGCACCAGAGAAGGAGAAACCTTCCCAGGCACCGCCTTCCGCTCCAGCAGtgaaggaggatgaggaggatggCAATGCAGAGCAGAAGGCTGGGGAAGGAGAGGTGGAGTCCGCTGCAgccaagaagaaaaagaagaagaaggaaaaggagaaggagaagaaggcagCAGCAAAGGGGGGAGAGGTTaagaaggaggaggaaaaggaagTGGAGGTTCCTAAAGGGAAGGTTGACATGAAGAAGCTCCCAAAGCACGTCCGGGAGATGCAGGAGGCACTTGCGAAGAGGCAGGAAGCGGAGGAGCGGAAAaagaaagaggaggaggaacGTCTgaggaaagaggaggaggagcgtctgaggaaagaggaggaggagaggaaggcggaggaagcaaagaagaggaagaaggagagggagaaggagaagctgctcaagAAGAAGCTGGAGGGTAAGCTCTTGACAGGGAAGCAGAAGGAGGAAGCCAAGAGGTTAGAAGCCATGAGGAGACAATTTCTTGAGCAGAGTGAAGTTCAAGTAGCTGATGGTGCTGCCCCTGAGATAAAGAAGAAGCCTAAGTATGAaagcaagaagaagaaaactCAAACAAAGGCTTCTGAGTCTCTCAAGGTAGCTGAAGAACAACAGCCAGAGGTAAATGAAGCCAACATTGACGAAGAAGAGTATGTCATGGTGGATCAGGAATCTCAGTCTCAGGTCGAGGAATCTGAGACGAAAACAGAACCTGATCAAGAGGCTGAAGAGTCgaaacaagaagaggaggaagatgaagatgactGGGATGCAAAGAGCTGGGATGATATCGATGTGAATTTGCCAAAGACAAATGCttttgaggaggaagaggagaaggaggagaagcccGTTACAGTGCCTACAGTTCCTGCTGTAAAAAATGTTGCTCCGCCTGTTAATAAAAACTCCAAAAAGAGTGAAAATGAAGATGCTGGTCCCAGTAATGGAGTTACTACTAAAAGGAATAAAGGGAAGAAAGGATCTTCTTCTAAAGACGATGACACTAAAAATGATAGCAACCTTCGTTCACCAATCTGTTGCATCCTTGGTCATGTCGATACTGGAAAGACAAAGCTACTAGATTGTATCAGACGAACTAATGTACAAGAAGGAGAAGCTGGAGGTATTACTCAACAGATTGGGGCTACATACTTCCCAACTGAAAACATTAGGGAGAGAACAAGGGAATTGAAGGCCGATGCTACACTTAAGGTTCCAGGCCTGCTTGTTATTGATACTCCAGGCCACGAGTCCTTCAGTAATCTGCGTTCTAGAGGTTCAAGTTTATGCGACATTGCTATTTTGGTTGTTGACATTATGCATGGGCTCGAACCTCAGACAATTGAATCCCTGAACCTTTTGAAAGATCGAGAAGCAGTATTTATTGTTGCTTTGAACAAG GTTGATCGTCTCTATGGCTGGAAGCCTTGTCCTAATGCTCCTATCGGGAAGGCTTTACGACAACAAAATGAAGATGTCAAGATGGAGTTCAATACGAGGCTCACTGAT ATTGTGACACAATTCAAGATGCAAGGTGTGAATACTGCTTTGTACTACAAGAACAAGGAGATGGAAGATACGTTTAACATCGTGCCTACAAGTGCATTAAG TGGTGAAGGCATTCCTGATCTGCTTCTACTATTGGTTCAATGGGCACAAAAGACAATGGAAGAAAAGCTTACTTTTGTTGATGAAGTCCAG TGTACTGTGCTGGAAGTCAAGGTCATCGAAGGTCATGGCACTACAGTTGATGTTGTGCTGGTTAACGGTATGCTCCATGAAGGAGATCAAATAGTCGTGTGTGGTATGCAG GGGCCCATTGTGACAACCATCAGAGCTTTGTTAACACCACACCCGATGAAGGAGCTTCGAGTTAAG GGCACCTACCTTCACCATAAGAAGATCAGAGCCGCACAAGGAATTAAAATATCAGCACAG GGTCTTGAACATGCAATTGCGGGGACTGCTCTGTATGCGGTACGACCCGATGAGGATATAGAGGACCTGAAAGATGCTGTAATGGAAGAGATGGCAAGGGTTAGGAACCGGATTGATAAAAGTGGTGAGGGTGTATATGTGCAAGCATCAACGCTGGGGTCATTGGAAGCTCTCACTGAGTTCTTGAAGAGCCCTGCTGTGAATATCCCCTTCTGTGATTTCAGCATAGGGCCAGTCCACAAGAAAGATGTTATGAAGGCCAGTGTTATGCTTGAGAGGAAGAAAGAATACGCAACTATCTTGgcgtttgatgtcaaagtgatgCCCGATGCCCGTGATCTTGCAGAAGAGTCGGGTGTGAAGATCTTCGTGGCAGATATTATATACCACCTTTTTGACCAGTTTACAGCATACATTAAGAATgtaaaggaagagaagaagaaggaaagcgcCGAAGAAGCTGTTTTCCCCTGTGTTCTCAAGATTATGCCAAACTGTGTCTTCAACAAGAAGGATCCAATCGTTTTGGGTGTTGATATTCTTGAAGGAATAGCTAAG ATCGGGACGCCTATTTGCATACCCTCGAAAGAATTTATTGACATTGGGAAGATTGCCTCTATTGAAATTAATCACAAGCAAGTTGATACAGCCACAAAAGGGCAAAAGGTGGCTATAAAG ATTATCGGGACCAATTCTGATGAGCAGCAGAAGAGTTTCGGCAGGCACTTTGAAATGGAAGATGAGCTTGTCAGCCACATCACAAGGCGATCTATCGATCTTCTCAAAGCAAACTACAGG GATGAGTTGTCACTGGATGACTGGAAGCTTGTTGCGAAGCTGAAGAAGATATTGAACATACCATGA
- the LOC124706909 gene encoding protein phosphatase 2C 53-like, whose product MDTLGAALAPLALADAADTPHDPGSACGSPCSVASDCSSVASADFDGLLSPSAASSSAGPPSLLSDDLPAAATDSSPACGRSVFALDSPPRWGLESVQGRRPEMEDAAAVVPRFHRIPLWMVAADADGLDRASFRLPAHFFAVYDGHGGAQVAHYCRDRLHAALAEDLRAAEERGACGGDDFSSLEYSKKRWEKAFVDCFCRVDAEVGARPVAPDAVGSTAVVALVCSSHVVVANCGDSRAVLCRGKEPLPLSLDHKPNREDEYERIEALGGKVIQWNGYRVLGVLAMSRSIGDRYLKPYIIPVPEVTLVARARNDECLILASDGLWDVLSNEEVCDAARKRILLWHKKNATSSPSSSAVARGSCDDGGSPDPAAQAAAEYLSKLALQKGSKDNITVLVVDLKVHRRFRSKNLPITTDGSG is encoded by the exons ATGGACACCCTAGGCGCCGCGCTGGCGCCGCTCGCCCTCGCCGACGCCGCGGACACGCCGCACGACCCAGGGTCCGCATGCGGAAGCCCATGCTCCGTCGCCAGCGACTGCAGCAGCGTCGCATCGGCCGACTTCGACGGCCTCCTCTCCCCCTCCGCCGCCTCATCCTCCGCGGGCCCGCCCTCGCTCCTCTCCGACGACCTGCCCGCGGCCGCCACCGATTCCAGCCCCGCCTGCGGCAGGAGCGTCttcgccctcgactccccgccgCGCTGGGGGCTCGAGTccgtccagggccgccgcccggagatggaggacgccgccgccgtcgtcccgCGCTTCCACCGCATCCCGCTCTGGAtggtcgccgccgacgccgacggcCTCGACCGCGCGTCCTTCCGCCTGCCCGCGCACTTCTTCGCGGTCTacgacggccacggcggcgcccAGGTCGCCCACTACTGCCGGGACAGGCTCCACGCCGCGCTCGCCGAGGACCTGCGCGCCGCCGAGGAGCGCGGCGCCTGCGGCGGAGACGACTTCAGCTCCCTCGAATACTCCAAGAAGCGGTGGGAGAAGGCGTTCGTGGACTGCTTCTGCCGCGTCGACGCGGAGGTCGGAGCGCGGCCCGTGGCTCCGGACGCGGTCGGGTCGACGGCGGTGGTCGCATTGGTATGCTCGTCGCACGTCGTCGTCGCCAACTGCGGGGACTCGCGAGCCGTGCTCTGCCGGGGCAAGGAGCCATTGCCCCTGTCTCTGGATCACAAG CCAAACCGAGAAGACGAGTACGAGAGGATCGAGGCCCTAGGCGGCAAGGTCATTCAGTGGAATGGGTATCGAGTTTTGGGTGTTCTTGCCATGTCGCGCTCCATTG GGGACAGATACCTGAAGCCTTACATAATCCCCGTCCCCGAGGTCACACTTGTTGCTCGTGCAAGAAACGATGAGTGCCTCATCCTCGCGAGCGATGGCCTCTGGGACGTGCTATCCAACGAAGAGGTCTGTGATGCTGCCCGCAAGCGGATACTGCTGTGGCACAAGAAGAACGCCACATCATCGCCCTCCTCCTCTGCTGTCGCCCGAGGAAGCTGCGACGACGGTGGCTCGCCGGACCCTGCCGCACAGGCGGCCGCCGAGTACCTGTCCAAGCTTGCCCTTCAGAAGGGGAGCAAGGACAACATCACCGTCCTCGTGGTCGACCTCAAGGTGCACAGGCGGTTCAGGAGCAAAAACCTGCCGATAACAACAGATGGTAGTGGATAG